The proteins below are encoded in one region of Anguilla anguilla isolate fAngAng1 chromosome 3, fAngAng1.pri, whole genome shotgun sequence:
- the shtn3 gene encoding shootin-1, translating to MLPCPSSPTVVEEGKENEGEPQKVKTECMRLAEERDEAERQLKHIKRVSQMVIEEVSVLQTQLEIEKSCRENAEALATKLNCENRKLKYLSLSSRPCLDELLPSISDCIALEEETEPQEPSPDPYTQYQQQVKDLQETVNSLLEEKKQFACQLQDQRRQIEELSARSEKEQAEMKELYKTIDQQSKTIKRFNRVSVMAAHEYEGLREQLDLEQSLRQKAETYAHEMLVKQKEANRQSMILLQNADPSVQLLKALEDVANITKTLEQERLQHQQKVQSLEAELAECALRRQLEEVRKQLELLEEEKREVEGRLQEAEGNNSSLEGRVQELLAAQKSTDESAGPAPGTAPPPAPPPQPPPPPPPPPPPPPPPPPSRCNPLSSLIAIMRKTSKGTKGPLKAEQAPDGGGVDDVKVKAVNEMMERIKHGVVLRPVKGQDTKRFGIKHPPVVEEKPLQKPQESAMEELKGILETVKKSPSRGFPEALPGKKDSELEVILRRRRKQACDPGSGDERDGQISKFSSSESLNARNSFDSGKEPGGSRHSSDSGKEPDGPRSFGSPGRDPAVLRRGSDSGREPVVVMRRNSDREPRGSWQGGSARSSVSEKGACEVVINGCCDGEEEKQKSAKCTRSNGINHTVLQQDKHTTLTTGSPTGPNPLNGSNDAEC from the exons ATGCTGCCGTGTCCTTCTTCACCGACGGTGGTGGAGGAAGGCAAAGAAAATGAAGGCGAACCTCAGAAAGTAAAAACTGAG TGCATGAGGCTGGCCGAGGAGAGAGATGAGGCCGAGAGACAGCTGAAACACATCAAAAGGG TATCCCAAATGGTGATTGAAGAGGTGAGCGTTCTGCAGACCCAGCTGGAGATAGAGAAGTCCTGCAGAGAGAATGCAGAAGCTCTGGCAACAAAG CTGAACTGTGAGAACAGGAAGCTGAAGTACCTGAGTCTGTCTTCTCGACCCTGTCTGGATGAGCTGCTTCCGAGTATCTCCGACTGCATTGCCctggaggaagagacagagccACAGGAACCCAGTCCAGACCCCTACACCCAGTACCAGCAGCAGGTCAAAG ACCTGCAGGAGACGGTGAACTccctgctggaggagaagaAGCAGTTCGCCTGCCAGCTGCAGGACCAGCGGAGACAGATCGAGGAGCTGAGCGCGCGC AGTGAAAAGGAACAGGCAGAGATGAAGGAGCTTTACAAAACCATTGATCAGCAAAGCAAGACCATCAAGAGATTCAACAGAG TGTCGGTGATGGCGGCCCACGAGTACGAGGGACTGAGGGAGCAGCTGGACCTGGAGCAGAGCCTGAGGCAGAAAGCTGAGACCTACGCGCACGAG ATGCTGGTGAAACAGAAGGAGGCGAACCGGCAGAGCATGATCCTGCTGCAGAACGCCGACCCCAGCGTGCAGCTGCTCAAGGCCCTGGAGGACGTGGCCAACATCACCAAGACCTTGGAGCAGGAGCGACTGCAGCACCAGCAGAAG GTGCAGAGCCTGGAGGCAGAGCTGGCGGAGTGCGCCCTCCGGaggcagctggaggaggtgcGCAAGCAGCTGGAgctcctggaggaggagaagcgtGAGGTGGAGGGCCGGCTGCAGGAGGCTGAGGGGAATAACAGCAGCCTGGAGGGGCGAG TACAAGAGCTGCTGGCGGCGCAGAAGAGCACAGACGAGTCAGCAGGCCCAGCTCCTGGgaccgcccctccccctgctccgcCGCCCCagcctcctcccccgccccctccccctcctccccctccccctcctcctcccccctcacgcTGCAACCCCCTCAG TTCCCTCATTGCAATAATGAGAAAAACCTCCAAAGGCACTAAGGGGCCTCTAAAGGCTGAGCAGGCCCCTG ATGGTGGAGGTGTGGATGATGTGAAAGTGAAGGCCGTTAATGAGATGATGGAGAGGATCAAGCATGGGGTGGTCCTGAGGCCCGTCAAGGGCCAAGACACCAAG AGATTTGGCATAAAG CACCCTCCAGTGGTTGAAGAGAAACCTCTTCAGAAACCTCAGGAGAGCGCAATGGAGGAACTGAAGGGCATTCTG GAGACGGTGAAGAAGAGTCCCAGTCGGGGGTTCCCTGAGGCACTGCCAGGGAAGAAGGACAGTGAACTGGAAGTGATTCTGAGGAGGCGGCGTAAACAGGCCTGTGACCCCGGTTCAGGAG ATGAGAGGGATGGTCAGATCAGTAAGTTTTCTTCATCGGAGAGCCTGAATGCCCGGAACAGCTTCGACTCTGGCAAGGAGCCGGGCGGCTCCAGACACAGCTCCGACTCGGGCAAAGAGCCAGACGGGCCCAGAAGCTTCGGAAGCCCCGGCAGGGACCCGGCCGTGCTCAGGCGCGGTTCAGACTCTGGAAGAGAGCCGGTCGTCGTGATGAGGCGCAACTCTGACAGAGAGCCCAGGGGGTCCTGGCAGGGGGGCAGCGCTCGCAGTTCCGTGTCCGAGAAAGGGGCCTGTGAGGTGGTCATCAACGGCTGCTGCGATGG cgaggaggagaagcagaaaTCAGCGAAGTGCACACGCTCAAATGGAATCAACCACACCGTGCTGCAGCAAGACAAGCACACCACCCTCACAACAGGGTCGCCAACAGGCCCCAACCCCCTGAATGGCAGCAATGACGCGGAGTGTTAA
- the si:rp71-1d10.5 gene encoding transmembrane protein 216 isoform X1, which produces MAGSGKSAILSSAPLQVLLHLNGWYFAALFVAEILMFVYKGILLPYPRANLILDIVLLFLYLGLEVLRLFYGWKGNLCERSLALMLSVAVLVPCAVLCVYYLLLQTFVLRLELVLNAIQLCFYSLELLLSLITISAFSRANVY; this is translated from the exons ATGGCGGGTTCTG GAAAAAGTGCAATC CTGTCCTCGGCACCACTACAGGTCCTGCTTCATCTGAATGGCTGGTACTTTGCTGCCCTCTTTGTCGCTGAGATTCTTATGTTTGTTTACAAAG GTATCTTGCTGCCATATCCCAGAGCTAATCTTATTCTTGACATAGTGCTACTCTTTCTCTACCTTGGCCTTGAAGTCCTCAGGCTCTTTTATG GTTGGAAAGGGAACCTGTGTGAGCGCTCTCTGGCCCTGATGCTAAGCGTGGCAGTGCTGGTGCCTTGCGCAGTGCTCTGCGTGTATTACCTGCTCCTGCAAACCTTTGTCCTGCGCCTGGAGCTGGTGCTCAACGCCATACAGCTCTGCTTCTACAGCCTGGAGCTGCTCCTGAGCCTCATTACCATTTCCGCTTTCTCAAG GGCAAATGTGTATTAA
- the LOC118223756 gene encoding DNA ligase 1-like isoform X11 yields the protein MYPEWDCRTGSARQSDYNTKKGREEKNTGGRRHAAPQHRGVTSSCEGKSYPIGDKASGRVVCAKYAANSMDEHSIRRLVGQVGSAVNVMMFPVQAFIEMSSPDGAQDVVKYFNRNPVVVEGSLVQFSMSATYNFLQNSPVVIFSLLPPGQEKYPEIMAIAKRFGPVIHSLFLPNRVLLEMGSREDAGKLVKYYTSDPLKMKGNIIQVSHSTKHSTLKFAVTDKVTEGGEASRHIGQSYRSQTRSSPSPRRRSPGPRRRSPSPRRYPSPRRRSPIQRKRSPGDRRRSHSPRRKSLENRDVAKLEDKSSQVRTPSSSRNRSQSSRWSTSHTKEDKNISRVHSVEKTANTQNAIVKSIGVLTETPDLGSTKEPSCTNTQTKESVPSPTEHPQDHGTGQKTEDQTMFEGGKDSDMDSDIEGMAVIGEDEEIRSEEGSMGFLEDMEEHVCDEAGTSAENLSTCPSEVAEAGEKEKQGEGEELALHPDKEPGSQSSTADPAVSEPPGVTAVQEEKEGGLEDMEEPNEAYDEDEPDFPESLEHCITLDELEDEDGEGQALVSEGNSDPRSKEEEQENDYGRVIYIQNLPSGYYTDKQFVAIGKKYGKVNRYFLIRRRQEGFIEMERSADARRAVRELSKKPLRMARNILVVHLSRKYKRLTCGWSPESDSEDESGWRKHRRERRRMEEREDSSSRTKSRKEEEPPSKKVCIREEKTTPAEPSSSIKAEEKTATVEPSSNGEQQQEEEEKAATEESSSNKEQQQEEEERSATEEPSSHKEQQQEEEEKAATEEPSSHKEQQQEEEEKAATEEPSSHKEQQQEEEEYGTPETPCEQEELAVKTENENIMINRPSDCMDTLKKDTEGVSWVTSIENPDGIKQVYVKEEKVEMITETTHVPLGPYLPNNPMGREFVSQKIGYFCSLCNAIYVTEDEARNEHCSSHSHYEKLKAYMEQKGNPA from the exons GTATCCTGAATGGGACTGTCGGACTGGATCCGCTAGACA GAGTGACTACAATACAAAGAAAggcagggaagaaaaaaacactggaggAAGAAGGCATGCAGCTCCTCAGCACCGTG GGGTTACATCAAGCTGTGAAGGGAAAAGCTATCCTATTGGAGATAAG GCTAGTGGAAGAGTGGTTTGCGCTAAATATGCAGCTAATTCTATGGATGAGCACTCCATAAGGAGGCTGGTTGGCCAAGTTGGATCTGCAGTGAACGTTATGATGTTTCCTGTACAG GCTTTCATTGAGATGAGTTCACCCGATGGAGCACAGGATGTTGTAAAATACTTCAACAGGAACCCAGTTGTAGTTGAAGGGAGCCTAGTCCAATTTTCTATGTCTGCCACATATAATTTTCTTCAG AATTCCCCGGTGGTGATTTTTTCCTTGTTGCCCCCTGGACAAGAGAAGTACCCTGAGATAATGGCCATTGCTAAACGATTCGGACCTGTTATACACTCCTTATTCTTACCGAATCGG GTGCTCTTGGAAATGGGATCCAGGGAAGATGCAGGAAAGTTGGTTAAATATTACACCTCTGATCCTCTTAAAATGAAAGGCAATATTATCCAAGTATCCCACTCTAcaaagcacagcacactgaa GTTTGCAGTAACTGACAAAGTGACTGAAGGTGGAGAGGCCAGCAGACACATTGGCCAGTCATATAGGTCCCAGACTAGATCATCTCCTAGCCCCAGGAGGAGGTCTCCCGGCCCCAGGAGGAGGTCTCCCAGTCCAAGGAGGTATCCCAGCCCCAGGAGGCGATCTCCCATTCAAAGGAAAAGGTCTCCTGGCGACAGGAGGAGGTCTCATAGTCCAAGGAGGAAGTCCTTGGAGAATCGAGATGTAGCCAAGTTAGAGGACAAATCTTCACAGGTGAGAACACCGTCCTCCAGCAGGAACAGGAGTCAGTCGTCTAGATGGTCAACATCCCATACCAAGGAGGACAAGAACATATCCAGAGTACATTCTGTAGAGAAAACAGCTAATACTCAGAATGCGATAGTCAAAAGCATTGGAGTGTTGACAGAGACTCCAGACCTGGGGAGCACCAAAGAGCCCTCATGCACTAATACTCAAACTAAGGAGAGTGTGCCCAGCCCAACAGAACATCCCCAAGATCATGGCACTGGTCAGAAAACTGAAGACCAAACTATGTTtgagggagggaaggacagTGACATGGACAGTGACATTGAAGGGATGGCAGTGATTGGAGAGGATGAGGAAATTCGGTCAGAAGAGGGCTCTATGGGATTCCTGGAGGACATggaagagcatgtgtgtgatgaAGCTGGAACTTCAGCAGAGAATTTATCAACTTGTCCTTCAGAGGTTGCTGAAGctggtgaaaaagaaaaacaaggagaaggagaggagctGGCTTTGCACCCCGATAAGGAACCTGGTTCACAAAGTTCTACAGCAGATCCAGCAGTGTCAGAACCTCCTGGAGTCACGGCAGTGCAGGAGGAGAAAGAAGGAGGTCTGGAGGATATGGAGGAACCTAACGAGGCCTATGATGAG GACGAACCTGATTTCCCTGAAAGCCTGGAGCATTGTATTACTTTAGATGAGCTTGAAGATGAAGATGGTGAGGGCCAGGCACTTGTGTCAGAAGGCAACTCCG ATCCGAGGTCCAAGGAGGAAGAACAg gaaaATGATTATGGAAGAGTTATCTACATCCAGAATCTTCCAAGTGGCTATTACACAGATAAACAGTTTGTGGCAATTGGCAAGAAGTATGGGAAAGTGAATCGTTATTTCTTGATCCGTCGACGTCAAGAG GGCTTTATTGAAATGGAGAGATCTGCCGATGCCCGGAGAGCTGTAAGGGAGCTATCAAAAAAGCCTTTGAGAATGGCTCGCAATATTTTGGTTGTTCATCTGTCACGGAAGTACAAAAGATTGACATGTGG GTGGAGCCCTGAATCGGACTCAGAAGATGAGAGTGGGTGGAGGAAGCATCgaagggaaaggaggaggatggaggaaCGGGAAGACAGTAGCTCAAGAACTAAATCCAGGAAGGAGGAAGAGCCCCCATCTAAGAAGGTCTGCATCAGGGAAGAGAAGACCACCCCAGcagagcccagcagcagcaTCAAGGCGGAGGAGAAGACGGCAACAGTGGAACCCAGCAGCAATGGGGAGCAGCagcaagaagaggaggagaaggcagCCACAGAGGAATCCAGCAGCAATAAGGAGCAGCagcaagaagaggaggagaggtcaGCCACAGAGGAACCCAGTAGCCATAAGGAGCAGCagcaagaagaggaggagaaggcagCCACAGAGGAACCCAGTAGCCATAAGGAGCAGCagcaagaagaggaagagaaggcaGCCACAGAGGAACCCAGTAGCCATAAGGAGCAGCAGCAAGAAGAGGAGGAGTACGGGACGCCTGAGACACCTTGTGAACAGGAAGAGTTGGCGGtgaagacagaaaatgaaaacatcatgATCAACCGGCCCTCCGACTGCATGGACACACTGAAGAAGGACACAGAGGGGGTGAGCTGG GTGACCAGCATTGAAAATCCAGATGGAATCAAACAGGTCTATGTTAAGGAAGAGAAAGTGGAAATGATAACAGAAACCACTCATGTCCCCCTGGGGCCCTACCTGCCCAACAACCCCATGG GAAGGGAGTTTGTCAGTCAGAAAATCGGCTACTTCTGCAGCCTCTGCAATGCCATCTATGTCACCGAAGACGAAGCAAGGAATGAACATTGCAGCAGTCACTCTCACTATGAGAAACTGAAG gCATATATGGAACAAAAGGGCAACCCTGCTTGA
- the si:rp71-1d10.5 gene encoding transmembrane protein 216 isoform X2, with the protein MAGILLPYPRANLILDIVLLFLYLGLEVLRLFYGWKGNLCERSLALMLSVAVLVPCAVLCVYYLLLQTFVLRLELVLNAIQLCFYSLELLLSLITISAFSRANVY; encoded by the exons ATGGCTG GTATCTTGCTGCCATATCCCAGAGCTAATCTTATTCTTGACATAGTGCTACTCTTTCTCTACCTTGGCCTTGAAGTCCTCAGGCTCTTTTATG GTTGGAAAGGGAACCTGTGTGAGCGCTCTCTGGCCCTGATGCTAAGCGTGGCAGTGCTGGTGCCTTGCGCAGTGCTCTGCGTGTATTACCTGCTCCTGCAAACCTTTGTCCTGCGCCTGGAGCTGGTGCTCAACGCCATACAGCTCTGCTTCTACAGCCTGGAGCTGCTCCTGAGCCTCATTACCATTTCCGCTTTCTCAAG GGCAAATGTGTATTAA